A stretch of the Nicotiana tabacum cultivar K326 chromosome 6, ASM71507v2, whole genome shotgun sequence genome encodes the following:
- the LOC142182044 gene encoding uncharacterized protein LOC142182044: MSAYAKFLKEILSSKRKLEETTMVKLNAHYSAILQNKISQKCGDPGSFTIPCSLGSEKFDKALCWCDTVWCIRLQKFKGRDILNIDEGKLMLRVGNEKVVFHMKRIMKYPNDEASAYSCFNLDVVGELYTGAKTGGAAEKVQKRPLAGP; this comes from the exons ATGTCTGCTTATGCAAAGTTCCTAAAGGAAATCCTGTCCAGCAAGAGAAAATTAGAGGAGACAACAATGGTCAAGCTGAATGCTCATTACAGTGCCATATTGCAAAATAAAATTTCCCAAAAGTGTGGGGACCCAGGAAGCTTCACCATACCATGCTCATTGGGGAGTGAGAAATTCGACAAGGCCCTCTGTTGGTGTGACACtgtttggtgcattagacttcaAAAATTCAAAG GCAGAGATATCCTTAATATCGATGAGGGGAAACTTATGCTCAGAGTGGGCAATGAGAAAGTGGTGTTCCATATGAAAAGGATCATGAAATACCCCAATGATGAGGCGTCTGCCTACTCATGTTTCAATCTAGATGTTGTTGGGGAATT GTACACAGGAGCAAAAACTGGTGGAGCTGCTGAGAAAGTACAAAAAAGGCCATTGGCTGGACCATAG